One segment of Cutaneotrichosporon cavernicola HIS019 DNA, chromosome: 4 DNA contains the following:
- the RPN12 gene encoding uncharacterized protein (CSN8/PSMD8/EIF3K family): MSLDLQESVSQLQKLFDAGNKDEVAKLATQLKIKLAQSGLYFAPPNANVQDLLAARSILEIAAFNALRRGNLAGYAQYNAALQPFYVNLANTLTPSPNRPIIIGLELLAMLSEGKYSQFHMTLEALDIADLGDVFVRWPVDLERWMMEGAYNKIYRARERVPREEYAVLLDRLMGTIREQIALTIETSYPSLPLANAAQLLFFKDGETSLLVQFTVERGWSLEPSTQTFTFPKSPIPDIALAAVAAHGSSRIALDIAGGKGIKRGAPMQSMIRPALELTHELESIV; this comes from the exons ATGTCGCTCGACTTGCAAGAGTCCGTGTCTCAGCTCCAGAAGCTGTTTGACGCCGGcaacaaggacgaggttgcAAAGCTCGCCACGCAGCTCAAG atcaagctcgcgcagTCTGGCCTCTACTTTGCCCCACCAAACGCCAACGTCCAGGATCTGCTCGCAGCCC GCTCCATCCTCGAGATCGCGGCGTTCAACGCGCTGCGGCGCGGCAACCTGGCTGGATATGCTCAGTACAACGCGGCCCTGCAGCCCTTCTACGTCAACCTTGCCAACACGCtcaccccttcccccaaCCGGCCTATAAtcatcggcctcgagctcctcgccatgCTCAGCGAGGGCAAGTACTCGCAGTTCCATATGACTCTCGAGGCACTCGACATTGCAGACCTGGGCGACGTGTTTGTGCGCTGGCctgtcgacctcgagcgctgGATGATGGAGGGAGCGTACAACAAGATCTACCGTGCCCGCGAGCGCGTACCCCGCGAGGAGTACGCCGTACTGTTAGACCGCCTGATGGGCACCATCCGCGAGCAGATCGCCCTCACAATCGAGACATCGTACCCGTCCCTGccgctcgccaacgcggcgcagctcctcttcttcaaggacggcgagacgTCGTTGCTTGTGCAGTTCACAGTTGAG cgcggATGGAGCCTCGAGCCATCCACCCAGACGTTCACTTTCCCCAAGTCGCCGATCCCCGACATTGCGCTTGCAGCAGTTGCGGCACacggctcgtcgcgcaTCGCGTTAGACATTGCGGGCGGGAAGGGCATCAAGCGTGGGGCGCCGATGCAGAGCATGATCCGgcccgcgctcgagctgactcacgagctcgagtcgaTTGTGTAG
- a CDS encoding uncharacterized protein (Uncharacterized protein family UPF0029) — protein sequence MSKRSSPPTAEPASKRARQLDAAPALAPSLDSWLKSSPSASPAPPPLLASSPPLNASSSTFIAFALSFVPPSSVRTAETLKKEASRAVRALDVVRLVGAELIASDDGAFAHGESRAPGRRPGKERAREPDHRMWAVRALALGEGKDGTGGEGDYQLLEASEDDGERFGGERIRRTLGELGAVDVLCIVCRWFGGDMLGPVRFTHITTVAHTSSKELVGMLTRRELRSVLVGLDCEISDMRKTIAGSKPPQGEEEGKAPAPPSYDDIEDIERLQRLVKAREMTQKSLEKRVGWAALEQTKLPEEE from the exons ATGTCGAAGCGTTCCTCACCTCCGACAGCAGAACCCGCATCAAAACGTGCGCggcagctcgacgcggcACCAGCCCTCGCGCCCTCCCTGGACAGCTGGCTCAAGTCTTCACCTTCAGCTTCGCCggcacctccaccactccTGGCCTCCAGCCCACCACTGAAcgcgtcatcctcgaccttcATCGCCTTCGCACTCTCCTTCGTCCCGCCCTCGTCCGTGCGCACTGCCGAAACATTGAAGAAAGAAGCATCTCGCGCCGTGCGCGCTCTAGACGTCGTGCGACTGGTCGGCGCCGAACTAATCGCCTCGGACGACGGAGCGTTTGCCCACGGCGAATCACGTGCTCCTGGGCGACGGCCTGGCAAAGAACGCGCCCGTGAACCAGACCACCGAATGTGGGCggtgcgcgcgctcgctTTAGGAGAGGGAAAGGACGGAActggcggcgagggagaTTACCAG CTGTTGGAAGcgagcgaggacgatggcgagcggttcggcggcgagcggaTACGAAGGACACTGGGTGAACTGGGGGCAGTCGACGTGCTCTGTATCGTGTGCCGCTGGTTTGGAGGGGACATGCTTGGG CCGGTGCGGTTCACCCACATCACGACTGTCGCGCATACGAGTAGCAAGGAGCTCGTGGGTATGCTTACGCGACGCGAACTGCGGTCTGTACTCGTTGGGCTAGACTGTGAGATTTCCGATATGCGCAAGACTATTGCGGGATCCAAGCCGCcacaaggagaagaagagggaAAGGCACCAGCTCCGCCGAGTTATGACGACATTGAGGATATTGAGCGCCTCCAGCggctcgtcaaggcgcgcgagatgaCGCAGAAGAGCCTCGAGAAACGTGTTGGGTGGGCTGCACTCGAGCAGACAAAGCTGCCAGAGGAGGAATGA
- a CDS encoding uncharacterized protein (Nuclear transport factor 2 (NTF2) domain) — MGLMFESLAQDYLEIYESASSSPSSSRLVTSFSSLLTTLALATLLKRRLVPSPLLLASAPFLKSWPPLKTTLHRQCNFSPSYTTHPSTSTAMSAPVPANGHASTSTEQAPVAAPAVTMASSAASIQPSDVGWQFVPQYYNFVNKQPHRLHCFYNKRSTFLHGEEGEDTAVAFGQAEIHERITKIGYDQCKVYINSIDSQSSANGGVIIQVLGEMSNANKPWRKFAQTFFLAEQPNGYFVLNDIFRYLKEEADEDEEPEVDDAPVVSSAPGTQADAAHAQQVPAAAVAIEQESEEESVKQETAAPEVPEEKAPEPEVVAPVVKEEEKPEEKAPEPAPVAVEEPAPAVPEPVVEEAKPEPAAPAPAAAPASEKAVTPANGSAAPSGSATPAAQPAPVAAPAAPPKPAPPKSWASLAASGGKAWATVTAPAATPKKVEPAPAPVAPAPAPVVAAAPAPAAAQKGSAQFEQAMAVKTAHCFVKLPNWSTGGDAAAETIDETSLRNIASRFGDVSKVEIVKGKACAFVEFSKVESARKAIVASLPTHQGGEGGVVHGEGKLNFETRKEKDERAKFRRGGAPETGGRGGGQTRTNSERGGTAGRGGRGRPRGGASGQAK; from the exons ATGGGTCTGATGTTCGAATC ACTTGCCCAGGATTACCTCGAAATCTACGAGAGCGCATCATCATCCCCTTCGTCTTCACGACTCGTAACATCGTTCTCATCTCTTCTCACTACTCTTGCTCTTGCAACTCTCCTCAAACGCCGCTTGGTCCCCagccctctcctcctcgcatCTGCTCCGTTTCTAAAGTCGTGGCCGCCTCTCAAAACAACTCTACACCGACAGTGTAACTTTTCCCCATCGTACACCACACACCCATCCACCTCCA CCGCCATGTCCGCCCCTGTCCCTGCCAACGGTCACGCATCTACCTCCACTGAGCAGGCCCCGGTCGCTGCTCCCGCTGTTACGATGGCTTCCTCGGCTGCTTCGATCCAGCCCAGCGATGTCGGATGGCAGTTTGTTCCCCAGTACTA CAACTTTGTGAACAAGCAGCCCCACCGTCTCCACTGCTTCTACAACAAGCGGTCAACGTTCTTgcatggcgaggagggcgaggacacTGCCGTCGCCTTCGGCCAGGCG GAGATCCATGAGCGCATCACCAAGATCGGGTACGACCAGTGCAAGGTTTACATCAACTCGATCGACTCGCAGTCGTCGGCGAACGGTGGCGTTATCATCCAGGTCCTCGGTGAGATGTCAAACGCGAACAAGCCCTGGCGCAAGTTTGCTCAGACCTTtttcctcgccgagcagccTAATGGCTACTTTGTGCTGAACGACATCTTCCGCtacctcaaggaggaggccgacgaggacgaggagcccgaggtcgacgacgctccCGTCGTCAGTTCGGCACCGGGTACCCAGGCCGACGCTGCGCACGCGCAGCAGGTGCCGGCTGCGGCCGTTGCCATCGAGCAGGAGTCCGAGGAGGAGTCTGTCAAGCAGGAGACTGCCGCTCCGGAGGTccccgaggagaaggcccCTGAgcccgaggtcgtcgccccTGTCgtgaaggaggaggagaagccggaggagaaggcgccCGAGCCTGCCCCCGTTGCAGTGGAGGAGCCAGCGCCGGCTGTCCCAGAGcctgtcgtcgaggaggccaagcccGAGCCTGCTGCTCCGGCTCCTgccgccgctcccgccTCTGAGAAGGCTGTCACCCCTGCCAACGGCTCGGCCGCTCCCTCGGGCAGTGCCACCCCCGCTGCCCAGCCTGCTCCTGTGGCTGCTCCTGCCGCTCCTCCCAAGCCCGCTCCTCCCAAGTCGTGGGCGAGCCTCGCAGCCAGCGGAGGAAAGGCCTGGGCGACTGTCACGGCGCCGGCCGCTACTCCCAAAAAGGTCGAGCCTGCCCCGGCGCCCGTTGCCCCGGCCCCGGCGCCGGTCGTCGCTGCGGCGCCTGCCCCGGCTGCGGCCCAGAAGGGCTCGGCCCAGTTCGAGCAGGCGATGGCCGTCAAGACGGCTCACTGCTTCGTCAAGCTCCCCAACTGGTCGACTGGCGGTGACGCGGCTGCCGAGACGATTGACGAGACGTCTCTCCGCAACATTGCTTCGCGCTTCGGTGACGTGAGCAAGGTCGAGATtgtcaagggcaaggcaTGCGCGTTTGTCGAGTTCTCGAAGGTCGAGTCGGCACGCAAGGCGATTGTTGCTTCGCTTCCTACGCAccagggcggcgagggtggtgTCGTCCatggcgagggcaagcTTAA